A stretch of the Bradyrhizobium arachidis genome encodes the following:
- a CDS encoding alpha/beta fold hydrolase, whose protein sequence is MSVAKIVSALQFCPGGRVLGAPPPRDPAPSLQSRCFNAALRLLPFKTQLASAEAVQAHVRKLALQPASCEPKGLGRGVEVTLTKMGGWPVYYTAPSSGYEGRNYVMFLHGGGFINEIVPAHWRFVGQMTREARVVCVVPIYPLAPGATAKDIVPATAELLRMLLEDAGSAGVTVVGNSAGAGLALAACQWLRDRGHRQPDRMVLISPAADASISRPEQVAIAVRDPIQDIPGMTEAGRLYAGELDVGHPFVSPLNGAFRSLAPMLIFAGTRDLLYPDSVDLAERARAVGVPVELHLRRDQPHNYALMPTPEGREARKIILRAVA, encoded by the coding sequence ATGAGCGTTGCAAAGATCGTGTCGGCCTTGCAGTTTTGCCCCGGCGGTCGCGTGCTGGGGGCGCCGCCGCCGCGCGATCCGGCACCGAGCCTGCAGAGCCGCTGCTTCAACGCAGCTCTGCGGCTGCTGCCATTCAAGACACAGCTTGCCTCGGCCGAGGCCGTGCAAGCGCATGTGCGCAAGCTCGCATTGCAGCCGGCCTCGTGTGAGCCGAAGGGGCTCGGGCGCGGCGTCGAGGTGACCCTGACCAAGATGGGAGGGTGGCCGGTCTATTACACGGCGCCGTCTTCGGGCTACGAGGGCCGCAATTACGTCATGTTCCTGCATGGCGGCGGCTTCATCAACGAGATCGTGCCGGCGCATTGGCGCTTCGTCGGTCAGATGACGCGAGAGGCGCGCGTCGTTTGCGTCGTTCCGATCTATCCGCTTGCCCCCGGGGCGACGGCGAAAGACATCGTGCCGGCGACGGCCGAGCTGTTGCGAATGCTGCTGGAGGATGCCGGCTCCGCGGGGGTCACGGTGGTCGGCAACTCGGCCGGCGCCGGCCTTGCGCTGGCCGCCTGCCAATGGCTGCGCGATCGCGGGCATCGGCAACCGGACCGCATGGTGCTGATCTCGCCCGCGGCCGATGCATCGATCAGCCGTCCGGAGCAGGTGGCGATCGCGGTGCGAGACCCGATCCAGGACATCCCGGGGATGACAGAGGCCGGACGCCTCTATGCCGGCGAACTCGATGTCGGCCATCCCTTCGTCAGCCCCCTGAACGGCGCCTTCCGTTCGCTCGCGCCGATGCTGATCTTCGCCGGGACGCGCGATCTGCTCTACCCCGATAGCGTCGATCTGGCCGAGCGCGCGCGGGCGGTGGGCGTGCCGGTCGAGCTCCATCTGCGACGTGACCAGCCGCACAATTACGCGCTGATGCCGACGCCGGAAGGGCGCGAGGCGCGGAAGATCATTTTGCGTGCGGTTGCCTAA